In Erigeron canadensis isolate Cc75 chromosome 1, C_canadensis_v1, whole genome shotgun sequence, a single window of DNA contains:
- the LOC122600240 gene encoding serine/threonine-protein phosphatase 2A 65 kDa regulatory subunit A beta isoform isoform X2, whose product MSMGDEPLYPIAVLIDELKNDDIQLRLNSIRRLSTIARALGEERTRKELIPFLSENNDDDDEVLLAMAEELGVFIPYVGGVEHAHVLLPPLETLCTVEETCVRDKAVESLCRIGSQMRESDLVDSFVPMVKRLAAGEWFTARVSACGLFHIAYPSASEALKTELRSVFSQLCQDDMPMVRRAAATNLGKFAATVEYAYLKTDIMQIFEDLTQDDQDSVRLLAVEGCASLGKLLEPQDCVAHILPVIVNFSQDKSWRVRYMVANQLYELCEAVGPEPTKTDLVPAYVRLLRDNEAEVRIAAAGKVTKFSRILSPELAMQHILPCVKELSSDSSQHVRSALASVVMGMAPVLGKDATIEQLLPIFLSLLKDEFPDVRLNIISKLDQVNQVIGIDLLSQSLLPAIVELAEDRHWRVRLAIIEYIPLLASQLGVGFFDDKLGALCMQWLQDKVYSIRDAAANNLKRLAEEFGPDWAMQHIIPQVLDMINNPHYLYRMTVLRAISLLAPVMGSEITCSKLLPVVINISKDR is encoded by the exons ATGTCGATGGGTGACGAGCCTTTGTACCCGATAGCGGTATTGATAGACGAGCTCAAAAACGATGATATACAGCTGCGTTTAAATTCTATTAGAAGGTTGTCTACGATTGCTCGTGCTCTAGGAGAGGAGCGGACAAGAAAGGAGTTGATTCCTTTCTTGAGTGAAAACAATGATGACGATGACGAGGTTCTTCTTGCCATGGCGGAGGAGTTAGGTGTTTTTATTCCGTATGTTGGTGGAGTAGAGCATGCTCATGTGTTGTTGCCTCCGCTTGAAACGTTATGTACTGTTGAAGAGACGTGTGTGAGGGACAAAGCTGTGGAGTCGTTATGCAGGATCGGTTCACAGATGAGAGAGTCTGATCTCGTTGATTCGTTTGTACCCATGGTTAAG AGGTTGGCAGCTGGTGAATGGTTCACTGCTCGAGTTTCTGCATGTGGTCTGTTTCACATTGCTTATCCTAGTGCCTCGGAGGCGTTGAAGACGGAACTGAGGTCGGTATTTAGTCAGCTATGTCAAGATGACATGCCGATGGTTAGGAGAGCAGCTGCGACAAACTTGGGGAAGTTTGCTGCTACTGTAGAGTATGCTTATCTCAAGACTGATATCATGCAAATCTTTGAAGATCTTACCCAGGATG ATCAAGATTCTGTTCGTTTGCTAGCTGTCGAGGGTTGTGCTTCCCTCGGGAAGTTGCTAGAACCCCAGGATTGCGTTGCACATATTCTTCCTGTCATTGTTAATTTTTCTCAG GATAAGTCTTGGCGTGTTCGTTATATGGTTGCTAATCAGTTGTATGAGCTATGTGAAGCTGTGGGCCCCGAGCCTACCAA GACGGATTTGGTTCCAGCTTATGTGAGGTTGCTTCGGGATAACGAAGCGGAAGTACGTATTGCAGCTGCAGGAAAGGTCACCAAGTTTAGTCGAATTCTTAGCCCAGAACTTGCAATGCAACATATTCTTCCATGTGTAAAG GAGTTGTCATCGGATTCTTCTCAGCATGTTAGGTCCGCTCTAGCATCTGTTGTAATGGGCATGGCCCCTGTTCTAGGAAAG GATGCAACAATCGAACAACTTCTACCTATATTTCTTTCACTCTTAAAGGATGAATTTCCAGATGTACGCCTCAATATTATTAGTAAGCTAGATCAAGTGAATCAG GTTATTGGAATTGATCTTTTGTCTCAGTCGTTACTTCCGGCCATTGTTGAACTTGCAGAAGATAGGCATTGGAGGGTTCGCTTGGCAATCATAGAATACATACCACTGTTGGCTAGTCAGTTAGGTGTAGGATTTTTTGATGATAAACTTGGTGCGCTCTGTATGCAATGGTTACAAGACAAG GTTTACTCCATCAGAGATGCTGCTGCTAATAACTTAAAGCGCCTTGCAGAGGAATTTGGTCCTGATTGGGCAATGCAGCACATTATTCCACAG GTTCTGGATATGATTAACAATCCCCATTACTTGTACCGTATGACAGTTCTTCGTGCTATTTCTTTATTGGCCCCTGTTATGGGCTCAGAAATCACTTGTTCTAAGTTGCTTCCTGTAGTCATTAACATATCCAAGGACAGGTGA
- the LOC122600240 gene encoding serine/threonine-protein phosphatase 2A 65 kDa regulatory subunit A beta isoform isoform X1 — MSMGDEPLYPIAVLIDELKNDDIQLRLNSIRRLSTIARALGEERTRKELIPFLSENNDDDDEVLLAMAEELGVFIPYVGGVEHAHVLLPPLETLCTVEETCVRDKAVESLCRIGSQMRESDLVDSFVPMVKRLAAGEWFTARVSACGLFHIAYPSASEALKTELRSVFSQLCQDDMPMVRRAAATNLGKFAATVEYAYLKTDIMQIFEDLTQDDQDSVRLLAVEGCASLGKLLEPQDCVAHILPVIVNFSQDKSWRVRYMVANQLYELCEAVGPEPTKTDLVPAYVRLLRDNEAEVRIAAAGKVTKFSRILSPELAMQHILPCVKELSSDSSQHVRSALASVVMGMAPVLGKDATIEQLLPIFLSLLKDEFPDVRLNIISKLDQVNQVIGIDLLSQSLLPAIVELAEDRHWRVRLAIIEYIPLLASQLGVGFFDDKLGALCMQWLQDKVYSIRDAAANNLKRLAEEFGPDWAMQHIIPQVLDMINNPHYLYRMTVLRAISLLAPVMGSEITCSKLLPVVINISKDRVPNIKFNVAKVLQSLIPIVEQSVVEKSIRPCLVELAEDPDVDVRFFANQALQSIDQVMMSS; from the exons ATGTCGATGGGTGACGAGCCTTTGTACCCGATAGCGGTATTGATAGACGAGCTCAAAAACGATGATATACAGCTGCGTTTAAATTCTATTAGAAGGTTGTCTACGATTGCTCGTGCTCTAGGAGAGGAGCGGACAAGAAAGGAGTTGATTCCTTTCTTGAGTGAAAACAATGATGACGATGACGAGGTTCTTCTTGCCATGGCGGAGGAGTTAGGTGTTTTTATTCCGTATGTTGGTGGAGTAGAGCATGCTCATGTGTTGTTGCCTCCGCTTGAAACGTTATGTACTGTTGAAGAGACGTGTGTGAGGGACAAAGCTGTGGAGTCGTTATGCAGGATCGGTTCACAGATGAGAGAGTCTGATCTCGTTGATTCGTTTGTACCCATGGTTAAG AGGTTGGCAGCTGGTGAATGGTTCACTGCTCGAGTTTCTGCATGTGGTCTGTTTCACATTGCTTATCCTAGTGCCTCGGAGGCGTTGAAGACGGAACTGAGGTCGGTATTTAGTCAGCTATGTCAAGATGACATGCCGATGGTTAGGAGAGCAGCTGCGACAAACTTGGGGAAGTTTGCTGCTACTGTAGAGTATGCTTATCTCAAGACTGATATCATGCAAATCTTTGAAGATCTTACCCAGGATG ATCAAGATTCTGTTCGTTTGCTAGCTGTCGAGGGTTGTGCTTCCCTCGGGAAGTTGCTAGAACCCCAGGATTGCGTTGCACATATTCTTCCTGTCATTGTTAATTTTTCTCAG GATAAGTCTTGGCGTGTTCGTTATATGGTTGCTAATCAGTTGTATGAGCTATGTGAAGCTGTGGGCCCCGAGCCTACCAA GACGGATTTGGTTCCAGCTTATGTGAGGTTGCTTCGGGATAACGAAGCGGAAGTACGTATTGCAGCTGCAGGAAAGGTCACCAAGTTTAGTCGAATTCTTAGCCCAGAACTTGCAATGCAACATATTCTTCCATGTGTAAAG GAGTTGTCATCGGATTCTTCTCAGCATGTTAGGTCCGCTCTAGCATCTGTTGTAATGGGCATGGCCCCTGTTCTAGGAAAG GATGCAACAATCGAACAACTTCTACCTATATTTCTTTCACTCTTAAAGGATGAATTTCCAGATGTACGCCTCAATATTATTAGTAAGCTAGATCAAGTGAATCAG GTTATTGGAATTGATCTTTTGTCTCAGTCGTTACTTCCGGCCATTGTTGAACTTGCAGAAGATAGGCATTGGAGGGTTCGCTTGGCAATCATAGAATACATACCACTGTTGGCTAGTCAGTTAGGTGTAGGATTTTTTGATGATAAACTTGGTGCGCTCTGTATGCAATGGTTACAAGACAAG GTTTACTCCATCAGAGATGCTGCTGCTAATAACTTAAAGCGCCTTGCAGAGGAATTTGGTCCTGATTGGGCAATGCAGCACATTATTCCACAG GTTCTGGATATGATTAACAATCCCCATTACTTGTACCGTATGACAGTTCTTCGTGCTATTTCTTTATTGGCCCCTGTTATGGGCTCAGAAATCACTTGTTCTAAGTTGCTTCCTGTAGTCATTAACATATCCAAGGACAG AGTACCAAATATCAAGTTTAATGTTGCAAAGGTGCTGCAATCCCTAATTCCTATAGTTGAACAGTCG GTGGTAGAGAAAAGCATTCGGCCATGCCTGGTTGAGCTGGCAGAGGACCCAGATGTTGATGTCCGTTTTTTTGCCAACCAAGCTCTCCAGTCAATTGATCAAGTCATGATGTCTAGCTAA
- the LOC122585470 gene encoding RNA polymerase II C-terminal domain phosphatase-like 4 produces the protein MSVVEDSPVNSSSSDDFAAFLDKELDSDSETATQLGPEDIAVIDDDDDNDGDDDEEEEEDHETYKYLIESTKRRKVIVMDSTEEPAGSTSQIEISKVIEASVTDDICTHPGFIGGMCLKCGEKMDNQSGIAFGYIHKDLRLANDEIARLRERDLKNLLRHKKLYLVLDLDHTLLNSTRLVDVTQEEGNLMNSQDPMQDQLRGSLFKLPFMHMATKLRPFVHTFLKEASNLFEMYIYTMGERAYALEMANLLDPGKVYFNSKVIAQNDCTQRHQKGLDVLAGQESAVLILDDTEHVWMKHKDNLVLMERYIFFASSCKQLGYKSQSLSQMRSDESDVDGALATVLKVLKRVHSMFFDPELGEDFAGRDARQMLRAIRSEVLKGSNIVFSGVYPPPFQAELRRLAENLGATCSTEADPSVTHVISRDAETEISRWAVQENKFLVEPRWLEAAGFRWQRQPEEKFPVKKVKKLEDNN, from the exons ATGAGTGTCGTGGAGGATTCGCCGGTGAACTCATCAAGCAGTGATGATTTTGCCGCGTTTTTGGACAAGGAACTCGATTCTGATTCTGAGACTGCGACTCAACTAGGTCCTGAAGATATTGCcgttattgatgatgatgatgataacgatggtgatgatgatgaggaagaggaGGAGGACCACGAGACTTATAAGTATCTTATCGAAAG TACAAAGCGGAGGAAGGTCATTGTTATGGATAGTACAGAAGAACCTGCTGGTTCAACATCTCAAattgaaatatcaaaagttatag AAGCATCAGTGACAGATGATATATGCACACATCCTGGTTTTATTGGAGGAATGTGCCTAAAGTGTGGAGAGAAAATGGACAATCAGTCTGGCATTGCATTTGGCTATATACACAAG GATCTGAGACTTGCCAATGATGAAATTGCTCGGCTACGTGAAAGAGATCTAAAGAATTTGTTACGTCATAAAAAGCTTTATCTGGTTCTTGATTTGGACCACACACTACTAAACTCAACCCGCTTAGTGGATGTAACACAAGAAGAAGGAAATTTGATGAACTCACAAGATCCTATGCAAG ATCAACTGAGAGGCAGTCTATTTAAGTTACCATTCATGCACATGGCGACAAAGTTGAGGCCTTTTGTTCACACTTTCCTGAAAGAAGCTAGTAATCTGTTTGAAATGTACATTTATACCATGGGTGAACGTGCTTATGCATTGGAAATGGCAAATCTGCTTGACCCTGGTAAGGTTTACTTTAACTCTAAAGTCATAGCACAAAACGATTGCACCCAAAGACATCAGAAGGGCCTTGATGTGCTCGCGGGCCAGGAAAGTGCTGTTCTGATTCTTGATGATACTGAACAT GTATGGATGAAGCACAAGGATAATTTGGTATTGATGGAAAGATATATATTCTTTGCCTCCAGTTGTAAACAGCTTGGTTACAAATCTCAATCTCTTTCTCAAATGAGAAGTGATGAAAGTGATGTTGATGGTGCTCTTGCCACTGTTCTTAAAGTGCTTAAACGAGTCCATAGTATGTTTTTTGATCCG GAACTTGGGGAGGATTTTGCTGGCCGAGATGCACGGCAG ATGTTGCGTGCAATTCGTAGTGAAGTTCTGAAGGGATCTAATATTGTGTTCAGTGGTGTGTATCCACCACCATTCCAGGCGGAACTACGGAGGCTGGCAGAGAACTTGGGAGCCACATGCTCAACTGAGGCTGACCCATCAGTGACTCATGTAATTTCCAGAGATGCTGAAACTGAAATATCACGCTGGGCAGTTCAGGAAAACAAGTTCTTGGTTGAACCACGATGGTTAGAAGCTGCAGGTTTCCGATGGCAGAGGCAACCCGAGGAGAAGTTTCCagtgaaaaaagtgaaaaaattagaAGACAACAATTGA
- the LOC122604220 gene encoding RNA polymerase II C-terminal domain phosphatase-like 4, whose product MCIKCGEKMENQSGVAFGYIHKDLRLANDEIARLRERDLKNLLRHKKLYLVLDLDHTLLNTTHVKTLTIKERYIKNLNDPMQDALRGSLFKPFTHMLTKLRPFVHTFLKEASNLFDMYIYTMGERAYALKMADLLDPDMVYFNSKVIAKNDCTQRHQKGLDVLAGQESAVLILDDTEQVWKKHTENLILMERYHFFASSRKQFACKSKSFSHKRSDESDVDGALANVLKVLKRVHSMFFDPELGDDFAGRDTRQMLRAVRSEILKGCIVVFDGEFVTNDQAEIHELWPLAERLGATSLTEVGPSVTHVISTNVGTEKSRWAIREQKFLVKPKWLKAASFRWQRQPEKKFRVKKAKMKLK is encoded by the exons ATGTGCATAAAGTGCGGAGAGAAGATGGAAAATCAGTCAGGTGTCGCATTTGGGTATATACACAAG GATCTGAGACTTGCTAATGATGAAATTGCCCGACTGCGTGAAAGAGATCTAAAGAACTTGTTACGTCATAAAAAGCTTTACTTGGTTCTTGATTTAGACCACACCTTACTAAACACAACCCATGTAAAAACTTTAACTATAAAAGAACGATACATAAAGAACCTGAATGATCCAATGCAAG ATGCCCTGAGAGGCAGTCTATTTAAACCGTTTACTCACATGTTAACAAAGTTGAGGCCCTTCGTTCACACTTTCCTGAAAGAAGCTAGCAATCTGTTTGATATGTACATTTACACGATGGGTGAGCGTGcttatgcattaaaaatggcAGACCTGCTTGACCCTGATATGGTTTACTTTAACTCTAAAGTCATTGCAAAAAATGATTGCACCCAAAGACATCAAAAAGGCCTTGATGTGCTAGCAGGCCAAGAAAGTGCTGTTTTGATCCTTGATGATACTGAACAA GTATGGAAGAAGCACACAGAAAACTTGATATTGATGGAAAGGTATCATTTCTTTGCCTCGAGCCGTAAACAATTTGCCTGCAAATCTAAATCTTTTTCTCATAAGAGAAGTGATGAGAGTGATGTTGACGGCGCTCTTGCCAATGTTCTTAAAGTGCTTAAACGAGTCCACAGTATGTTTTTTGACCCG GAACTTGGGGATGATTTTGCAGGCCGAGATACAAGACAG ATGCTACGTGCAGTTCGTAGTGAAATATTGAAGGGGTGTATAGTTGTGTTCGATGGTGAGTTTGTAACAAATGACCAGGCCGAAATCCATGAGCTATGGCCGCTGGCAGAGAGATTAGGTGCAACAAGCTTGACTGAGGTTGGCCCATCAGTGACACATGTCATTTCCACAAATGTTGGAACTGAGAAGTCACGTTGGGCGATTCGAGAACAGAAGTTTTTGGTTAAACCAAAGTGGTTAAAAGCTGCAAGTTTCCGATGGCAGAGGCAACCTGAGAAAAAGTTTCGTGTTAAAAAAGCGAAAAtgaaactaaaataa